From one Candidatus Thioglobus sp. NP1 genomic stretch:
- a CDS encoding phosphoglycerate dehydrogenase, giving the protein MKSLAITSRSFSKHPILRNEVLKRYPNAKFNDQGLALKGKSLVKFLQGYEKAITALEKIDEELLSELPELKVIGKYGVGLDMLDLSAMKKYGVKLGWKGGVNKRSVSELVVSFAIYLLHRVVFANAEVRNGEWYQVKGRQLSDCTVGIIGCGHIGKDLVKLLKPFNCNILVNDILNFKDFYQENNITPVRIEELMQKSDIVTLHLPLNSSTENIISRDRLQMLKKDAIFINLARGGLLDEDALKKLLRENQIAGAALDVFAIEPPSDTEFALMDNVIVTPHIGGSSEEAILAMGIAAIDGLDSAKDPMTFLHK; this is encoded by the coding sequence GGTTTTAAAGCGTTATCCAAATGCGAAGTTTAATGATCAAGGGTTGGCACTTAAGGGTAAATCTCTAGTTAAGTTTCTTCAAGGTTATGAAAAAGCAATCACGGCTCTAGAAAAAATAGATGAGGAGCTTTTATCAGAGTTGCCTGAATTAAAAGTCATTGGAAAATATGGTGTTGGATTGGATATGTTAGATCTGAGTGCTATGAAAAAATATGGGGTGAAACTTGGTTGGAAAGGTGGTGTAAATAAACGTTCTGTTTCTGAACTAGTTGTTTCATTTGCAATATACCTTTTGCATCGTGTTGTATTTGCCAATGCAGAAGTGAGAAATGGAGAATGGTATCAGGTCAAAGGTCGCCAATTATCAGACTGCACGGTGGGCATTATTGGTTGTGGGCATATAGGAAAGGACCTTGTTAAATTATTGAAGCCATTTAACTGCAATATCCTTGTAAATGATATTTTAAATTTTAAAGATTTTTATCAAGAAAATAATATCACACCCGTCAGAATAGAAGAGTTAATGCAAAAATCTGATATTGTAACTTTGCATTTGCCATTGAATAGCTCAACAGAGAATATTATAAGCAGAGATCGTTTACAAATGCTTAAGAAAGACGCTATATTTATTAATCTTGCTCGAGGAGGATTGTTGGATGAGGATGCTCTCAAGAAATTACTGAGGGAAAATCAAATTGCTGGAGCAGCGCTTGATGTATTTGCAATTGAGCCGCCATCTGATACAGAATTTGCATTAATGGACAATGTAATTGTTACTCCTCATATTGGAGGAAGTTCAGAAGAAGCTATTTTAGCAATGGGGATTGCGGCAATAGATGGCCTGGATAGTGCAAAAGACCCTATGACCTTCTTACATAAATAA
- a CDS encoding dTDP-4-dehydrorhamnose 3,5-epimerase, with product MAINGVNITPLSIIDTKGGDVLHAMKISDHGYSGFGEAYFSTIEPDAIKGWKRHKQMVLNLVVPVGTVRFILFDDRDNQDNVNQFQEVTLSIEDGYSRLTIPPMIWVGFQGLGLQKSLVLNIANIEHSPEEVERKELAEIKFNWSKY from the coding sequence GTGGCTATAAATGGAGTTAATATTACCCCACTTTCAATCATTGACACAAAAGGGGGCGATGTGTTACATGCTATGAAGATCAGCGATCATGGTTATTCAGGCTTTGGTGAGGCCTATTTTTCCACTATTGAACCTGATGCAATCAAGGGGTGGAAGCGACATAAGCAGATGGTATTGAATCTGGTTGTCCCTGTTGGAACAGTTCGTTTTATTCTTTTTGATGATCGAGACAATCAAGATAATGTAAATCAGTTTCAAGAAGTAACTCTTTCGATAGAAGATGGCTATTCTCGCTTAACCATTCCACCCATGATTTGGGTAGGTTTTCAAGGCTTAGGTCTTCAAAAAAGTTTAGTTCTTAATATAGCAAATATTGAGCACTCACCAGAAGAAGTTGAAAGAAAAGAACTAGCTGAAATTAAATTTAATTGGAGTAAGTATTAG
- a CDS encoding heparinase II/III family protein has protein sequence MIQKLKLVFHTVKYLKFRQIFNRLKRRYIKRAINISPSPSVSIISRKPQSFVPGQSRMLGENRFQFLNVTADVEKADDWNLTNQDKLWLYNLHYFDDLNAIEAIQRASWHANLIERWIYENPPGYGNGWEAYPSSLRIVNWIKWSLIGNSFKQQWFDSLAIQVRHLSNNLETDLLGNHLFANAKALVFAGLFFKGKESDSWYQTGLNIIEKELLEQVLTDGGNFELSPMYHSIFLLDLLDLVNIHHAYNKKQISGVKDKIPLMLYWLKSMCHPDGGISFFNDGAFGVAPSLDELLDYAKKLGIKNISEKVKTLEYLKDSGYIRVERENLVAMLDVANIGPDYIPGHGHADVLSFELSLFGKRVIVNSGTSIYGISSERHKQRSTLSHSTVVIDEQNSSEVWSGFRVARRANVLNIKTKQNKNNIEVSAYHDGYTRLKGRPIHKRDWNFFDNRIIIKDSISGKGVHSVNSILPLHPEVSIINPQENSVEFEVNGKLVKIVFEGSGKLQVVSSQYHPEFGLSIDNKQLIYTYTGSLPFIGITKIIWQNY, from the coding sequence ATGATACAAAAGTTAAAATTAGTATTTCATACAGTTAAATATTTAAAATTTAGGCAAATATTTAACCGATTAAAACGTAGATATATAAAGCGAGCTATTAATATATCGCCTTCACCAAGTGTTTCTATAATTTCAAGAAAACCACAGTCTTTTGTACCTGGCCAATCAAGAATGTTAGGTGAAAATCGTTTTCAATTTCTTAATGTAACTGCAGATGTAGAGAAAGCAGATGATTGGAATCTAACCAATCAAGATAAACTTTGGCTATACAATCTTCACTACTTTGATGATCTAAATGCTATTGAAGCAATTCAAAGAGCTTCTTGGCATGCTAATTTAATTGAGCGATGGATTTATGAAAATCCTCCAGGATATGGCAATGGTTGGGAAGCTTATCCTTCCTCATTGCGGATTGTTAATTGGATAAAGTGGTCATTAATAGGAAATTCTTTTAAACAGCAGTGGTTCGATTCTCTAGCTATTCAAGTACGACATTTATCTAATAATTTAGAAACAGACTTGTTGGGCAACCATTTGTTTGCAAATGCAAAGGCCTTGGTCTTTGCTGGGCTATTTTTTAAAGGAAAAGAGTCTGATAGCTGGTATCAAACTGGTTTAAATATAATAGAAAAAGAATTATTAGAGCAAGTACTTACTGATGGAGGAAATTTCGAATTATCTCCTATGTATCACTCGATATTCTTGTTAGATTTGTTAGATTTAGTGAATATTCATCATGCATACAACAAGAAACAAATAAGTGGAGTTAAAGACAAGATACCACTTATGCTTTATTGGTTAAAATCTATGTGTCACCCTGATGGAGGGATATCTTTTTTTAATGATGGAGCTTTTGGTGTAGCTCCATCTTTGGATGAGTTGCTAGATTATGCAAAAAAGTTAGGTATAAAAAATATTAGTGAGAAAGTTAAAACATTAGAGTATTTAAAAGACTCTGGATATATTAGGGTAGAAAGAGAAAATTTAGTGGCGATGCTTGATGTGGCAAATATTGGCCCTGACTATATTCCTGGTCATGGGCATGCTGATGTATTAAGTTTTGAGTTATCACTTTTTGGGAAAAGAGTTATTGTTAACTCTGGTACTTCTATTTATGGAATAAGTTCTGAGCGCCATAAACAAAGAAGCACATTATCACATTCAACAGTTGTTATTGATGAGCAAAACTCCAGTGAAGTTTGGAGTGGGTTTCGTGTAGCAAGGCGTGCAAATGTGCTAAATATAAAAACCAAGCAGAATAAGAATAATATCGAAGTATCAGCTTATCACGATGGATATACAAGGCTTAAAGGTAGACCAATTCATAAGCGTGACTGGAATTTTTTTGACAATAGAATAATAATTAAAGACAGTATTTCTGGAAAAGGAGTGCATAGTGTTAACTCTATATTGCCATTACATCCAGAAGTGTCAATAATAAATCCTCAAGAAAACTCTGTTGAGTTTGAAGTCAATGGAAAATTAGTAAAAATAGTGTTTGAAGGATCTGGAAAGCTGCAGGTTGTATCATCCCAATATCACCCTGAATTTGGCTTATCTATTGATAATAAACAGCTCATATATACTTATACTGGTTCTTTGCCTTTTATAGGAATAACAAAAATTATATGGCAAAATTATTAA
- the rfbG gene encoding CDP-glucose 4,6-dehydratase, producing MQISKNFNGKKVLVTGNTGFKGSWLSIWLKQLGAIVYGVSFDIPSTPSHYSVTSLSTQIEDHRLDIRDADSIAKLVQKIQPDFVFHLAAQALVRPSYEDPLGTITTNAIGTANLLDALRSLDKPVVAIMITSDKAYDNVEWVWGYRETDRLGGKDPYSASKGMAELVIRTYVESFFNSSDSNVRVGITRAGNVIGGGDWAVDRIVPDCMYAWSLNQIVDIRSPQSTRPWQHVLEPLSGYLVLAAELAVENKFHGEAYNFGPSSNQNYPVSELIDEMAKYWDHVRWNDVSVAQSHVHEAGLLKLNCDKALYDLDWRPSMQFSDTVKMTVEWYKYYYQNSNQSMYDFTISQIDEFTKIAKSQDINWSC from the coding sequence ATGCAAATCTCTAAGAATTTTAATGGTAAAAAAGTTTTAGTTACTGGTAATACTGGCTTTAAAGGCTCATGGCTCTCAATCTGGCTTAAACAACTAGGTGCAATAGTATATGGGGTTTCATTTGACATTCCATCAACTCCATCTCACTATAGTGTAACTAGTCTATCTACTCAGATTGAAGATCATAGGCTTGACATTCGTGATGCAGATTCAATAGCAAAATTAGTTCAGAAAATTCAACCTGATTTTGTCTTTCATTTGGCTGCCCAGGCCCTGGTTAGGCCTTCTTATGAAGATCCACTAGGAACAATTACAACAAATGCAATCGGTACTGCCAATCTTTTAGATGCATTGCGAAGTCTAGACAAGCCTGTTGTGGCAATTATGATCACTAGTGACAAGGCTTATGATAATGTAGAGTGGGTTTGGGGATATCGTGAAACTGATCGTTTAGGGGGTAAGGATCCTTATAGTGCTTCTAAAGGGATGGCAGAATTGGTGATTCGCACCTATGTAGAATCATTCTTCAATTCTTCAGATTCTAATGTACGTGTGGGCATCACTAGAGCTGGTAATGTGATTGGTGGGGGAGACTGGGCTGTTGATCGAATAGTGCCCGACTGCATGTATGCGTGGTCTTTAAATCAAATTGTTGATATTCGAAGCCCTCAGTCAACTCGTCCTTGGCAGCATGTTCTGGAGCCACTTAGTGGTTATCTTGTTTTGGCAGCTGAGCTTGCAGTGGAAAATAAGTTCCATGGTGAGGCGTATAATTTTGGACCTTCATCTAATCAAAATTATCCAGTCTCTGAATTGATTGACGAGATGGCAAAATATTGGGACCATGTTCGTTGGAATGATGTTTCAGTTGCACAGAGCCATGTTCATGAGGCAGGATTGCTAAAGCTAAATTGTGATAAAGCACTTTATGATCTCGATTGGCGTCCATCAATGCAATTTTCAGATACAGTAAAAATGACAGTTGAATGGTATAAATACTATTATCAAAATAGCAATCAGTCAATGTATGATTTCACTATCTCACAAATTGATGAATTTACTAAGATAGCAAAATCACAAGATATTAATTGGAGTTGTTAG
- the rfbF gene encoding glucose-1-phosphate cytidylyltransferase, translated as MKVIILAGGFGTRLSEHTAVIPKPMVTVGGRPILWHIMKTYAHFGHKDFHLALGYKAEVIKEYFLNYRSLNADFTVNLSSGEVEPLEVEDIDWRVTLVDTGTESMTGGRVKRMQSFIGNETFMLTYGDGVADIDIDALLKFHRSHSKMVTVSAVHPGARFGELEIQKQQVISFKEKPQLTKGWINGGYFICEPEFFDFIIGDQTILEHDPLEKVAAMGELMAYHHDGYWQCMDTKRDRDNLEELWKSNKAPWKI; from the coding sequence ATGAAAGTAATTATTCTTGCAGGTGGCTTTGGAACCAGGCTATCAGAACACACGGCAGTTATACCTAAGCCAATGGTTACAGTAGGTGGGCGTCCTATACTTTGGCATATAATGAAGACCTATGCACATTTTGGACATAAAGATTTTCATTTGGCCCTTGGTTATAAGGCAGAGGTGATAAAAGAGTATTTTCTGAACTATCGTTCTTTAAATGCAGATTTTACAGTGAACCTTTCATCGGGAGAAGTTGAGCCACTCGAAGTTGAGGATATTGATTGGAGAGTAACACTAGTTGATACAGGGACTGAATCGATGACTGGAGGTCGTGTAAAGAGAATGCAATCTTTTATTGGTAATGAGACATTTATGCTGACGTATGGTGATGGAGTGGCAGATATTGATATTGACGCTCTTCTAAAGTTTCACAGAAGCCATAGTAAGATGGTTACAGTCTCTGCAGTTCATCCTGGCGCGCGTTTCGGTGAGTTAGAGATACAAAAACAACAAGTTATATCATTTAAAGAAAAACCACAATTAACCAAAGGTTGGATTAATGGGGGATACTTTATCTGCGAACCAGAATTTTTTGATTTCATTATTGGAGATCAAACTATACTTGAACATGATCCTCTTGAGAAAGTAGCTGCAATGGGTGAGCTTATGGCATATCACCATGATGGATATTGGCAATGCATGGATACCAAACGTGATAGAGACAATTTGGAGGAATTATGGAAGTCTAATAAAGCACCTTGGAAGATTTAG
- a CDS encoding glycosyltransferase, with the protein MQNKLLVSVIVNCFNGEKYLSETIESVISQNYTNWELIFWDNISTDLSAEIFNKYNDRRLNYFLADKHTNLSEARALAIEKSQGELITFLDVDDYWKNSILETQVALYKDNDVVFSCGNFYIITEHTKKSRVFRKKGEIPSGYALNNLLINYSVGMLTLAVRRSAYLSIGGFSSDYHIIGDFDLVMRLAINGKMGSFQEPLAICRKDGNNESILKVDLKIQELKIWYKKNGNSYKKTNKKAINIFYSSILYIESVACINNNSFSFTLLVSVLKRQSFKNILKIIIKFFIKKISGVRV; encoded by the coding sequence ATGCAAAATAAACTCCTTGTAAGCGTTATAGTTAATTGCTTTAATGGTGAAAAATACTTATCTGAAACAATTGAAAGTGTCATTTCCCAAAACTATACTAATTGGGAGTTAATTTTTTGGGACAACATATCTACAGACCTTAGTGCAGAAATATTTAATAAATATAATGACAGAAGACTAAACTATTTTTTAGCTGATAAACATACTAATCTCAGTGAAGCAAGGGCACTTGCAATAGAAAAATCTCAAGGTGAGCTGATTACTTTTTTGGATGTCGATGATTATTGGAAGAATTCTATTCTAGAAACTCAAGTTGCACTTTATAAAGACAATGATGTAGTTTTCTCATGTGGAAATTTTTATATAATTACAGAACATACTAAAAAAAGTAGAGTATTCAGAAAAAAAGGAGAAATTCCCTCTGGCTATGCGTTGAATAACCTACTTATAAATTATTCAGTGGGCATGTTGACACTCGCAGTTCGAAGGTCGGCTTATTTAAGTATAGGGGGTTTTTCTTCAGATTACCATATTATTGGTGACTTTGACCTTGTCATGAGATTAGCAATAAACGGGAAAATGGGCTCATTTCAGGAGCCGTTAGCTATTTGCAGAAAAGATGGTAATAATGAATCAATTCTAAAAGTAGATTTAAAAATACAAGAACTAAAAATCTGGTACAAAAAAAATGGTAATTCTTACAAAAAAACCAATAAGAAAGCAATTAATATATTTTATTCATCCATTTTATACATTGAGTCTGTTGCTTGTATCAATAATAACTCTTTTTCTTTTACTTTACTTGTAAGTGTACTCAAAAGACAGTCTTTTAAAAATATTTTAAAAATAATTATAAAATTTTTTATTAAAAAAATAAGTGGGGTGAGGGTTTGA
- a CDS encoding NAD(P)-dependent oxidoreductase, whose translation MSKTSIKKDHILVVGGTGFIGTHIVKEALVRGLKVTIISKSHKPFSDRIKDVEYLSVDISQQDNLCNQLKNKTFQYVINLGGYVDHSNYSSGGDMVFNVHFNGTKNLINNINKDSLKSFIQIGSSDEYGINVAPQNENQRESPISPYSFAKTTTTHFLQMLYRTEYYPVVILRPFLVYGPGQGMERFIPQVIKGCIEGRKFPTSEGRQLRDFCFIGDFVGSVFSSIDNTKAFGEVINIASGEPIFIKDVVNKIQNIITTGSPQFGETGYRAGENMELYADITKAKKLLNWQPKISLEEGLRKTIDAIRNIDNAK comes from the coding sequence GTGAGTAAAACTTCTATCAAAAAAGACCATATTCTTGTTGTGGGTGGTACAGGATTTATTGGAACACATATAGTTAAAGAAGCTCTAGTTCGAGGTTTAAAAGTGACAATAATTTCTAAAAGTCATAAACCTTTTTCAGATAGAATTAAAGATGTTGAGTATTTATCAGTAGATATAAGTCAGCAAGATAATCTATGCAATCAATTAAAAAATAAGACATTCCAATATGTAATAAATTTAGGTGGATATGTTGATCACTCCAATTATTCTTCTGGGGGTGACATGGTATTTAATGTGCACTTTAATGGAACTAAAAACTTAATCAACAACATTAATAAAGACAGCTTGAAAAGTTTTATCCAAATTGGAAGTAGTGATGAATATGGTATAAATGTAGCACCTCAAAATGAAAATCAGAGAGAGTCTCCTATTTCACCTTATTCTTTTGCAAAGACTACAACAACTCATTTTTTGCAAATGCTTTATAGGACTGAATACTATCCAGTTGTAATTCTTAGACCTTTTTTGGTGTATGGCCCTGGACAGGGAATGGAAAGATTTATCCCCCAGGTTATTAAAGGATGTATTGAAGGAAGAAAGTTTCCAACTTCAGAAGGAAGACAGTTAAGAGATTTTTGTTTTATTGGTGATTTTGTTGGATCAGTTTTTTCCTCAATTGATAATACTAAAGCTTTTGGGGAAGTAATTAATATTGCATCTGGAGAGCCAATCTTCATAAAAGACGTTGTTAATAAAATTCAAAATATTATTACCACAGGAAGCCCCCAGTTTGGTGAGACTGGATATAGGGCTGGAGAGAATATGGAGCTATATGCAGATATAACAAAAGCAAAGAAATTATTGAATTGGCAACCAAAAATTAGTTTGGAAGAAGGACTGAGAAAAACTATTGATGCGATAAGAAATATTGACAATGCAAAATAA
- a CDS encoding bi-domain-containing oxidoreductase — MKQILQNLSNGKTSLVDVPSPRNIKSNVLIATKNSLVSAGTERMLVNFGKSNLLNKAKQQPDKVKEVLNKVVSDGLVATIDAVKSKLDQPLPLGYCNAGVVLESDVSNFEVGDRVVSNGNHAEVVRVPKNLCVKIPDGVDDESAAFTVLGAVGLQGIRLIQPTIGECFVVTGLGLVGLMCVQMLRANGCRVLGVDFDSKKCELARQFGADTVDLSKDEDPVIFARSFSRGRGVDGVLVTAATQSDEVMHQAAEMCRKRGRIVLVGIVGLKLRRDDFFKKELTFQVSASYGPGRYDSFYEEDGNDYPVGFVRWTEQRNFEAVLDMMDSGALDVQPLITHRYNIKNAIKAYTLLDDPSALGIVLNYPPQDKVNLQKSKVRLLSKSSTMPVKVAPCIGFIGAGNYASRILIPAFKETESVLDTLVTSGGISGVHHGNKNSFLTASTSIDDVLNNESINTVAIVTRHDAHATQVVDSLNAGKHVFVEKPLALTLDEIEQIDKAYKENNKSKNVKLMVGFNRRFAPHIIKIKELMSNHQSPKSILMTVNAGPIPAEHWVQDIHVGGGRIVGEGCHFIDLMRHLVGHSIVDFTATMMGNASGVEVREDKASITLTFADGSFGTILYLANGGSAFPKERIEVFCDNAVLQMDNYRVLNGYGWPGFKKMKLFKQDKGQKACVQSFVSSIIDGKEVPIPYEETIESSRVSIEVANALRGE, encoded by the coding sequence TTGAAACAAATACTACAAAACTTATCAAATGGAAAAACCTCTCTTGTTGATGTTCCATCTCCTAGAAATATTAAATCAAATGTATTAATAGCTACTAAAAATAGCTTGGTTTCAGCTGGAACTGAACGCATGTTGGTGAATTTTGGTAAGTCTAACTTACTTAATAAAGCCAAGCAACAGCCTGACAAAGTAAAAGAGGTACTCAATAAGGTTGTTTCTGATGGGTTGGTTGCAACTATTGATGCAGTGAAATCTAAATTAGACCAGCCATTACCATTGGGTTATTGTAACGCTGGCGTTGTTTTAGAAAGCGATGTTAGTAATTTTGAAGTTGGTGATAGAGTGGTTTCAAATGGAAATCATGCTGAAGTTGTTCGTGTTCCAAAAAATTTATGTGTAAAAATTCCTGATGGTGTTGACGATGAGTCTGCAGCATTTACAGTCTTAGGTGCTGTTGGACTGCAAGGAATTCGTCTAATTCAGCCTACTATTGGCGAATGTTTTGTGGTTACCGGCCTTGGGTTAGTTGGTTTGATGTGCGTGCAAATGTTGCGAGCTAATGGTTGTAGAGTGCTAGGTGTTGATTTTGACTCTAAGAAATGTGAACTGGCACGACAGTTTGGTGCAGATACTGTTGATTTATCTAAAGATGAAGATCCAGTTATTTTTGCTCGAAGCTTTTCTAGAGGCAGAGGTGTGGATGGTGTTCTTGTTACTGCAGCAACTCAGTCTGATGAGGTTATGCATCAAGCGGCTGAAATGTGCCGTAAACGAGGCAGGATTGTATTAGTTGGTATAGTGGGATTGAAGTTGCGTCGAGATGATTTTTTCAAAAAAGAGCTGACTTTCCAGGTCTCAGCTTCTTATGGCCCTGGCCGATATGACTCGTTTTATGAAGAGGATGGAAATGATTATCCGGTAGGTTTTGTGAGATGGACTGAGCAAAGAAATTTTGAAGCAGTATTAGATATGATGGATTCTGGAGCTTTGGATGTGCAGCCCTTGATTACTCATCGTTATAATATTAAAAATGCAATCAAAGCATATACTTTGCTGGATGATCCATCAGCACTAGGTATTGTGTTAAATTATCCTCCCCAAGATAAAGTCAACCTTCAAAAGTCTAAAGTTAGATTGTTATCTAAATCCTCTACTATGCCAGTTAAAGTTGCACCTTGCATAGGGTTTATTGGGGCTGGTAATTATGCGTCCAGAATTCTAATTCCTGCTTTTAAAGAGACTGAATCTGTCCTTGATACACTAGTAACAAGTGGAGGTATTAGTGGTGTTCATCATGGTAACAAAAACAGTTTTTTAACCGCCTCTACTAGTATAGATGATGTTTTAAATAATGAAAGTATCAATACAGTTGCAATTGTTACACGACATGACGCACATGCAACCCAAGTGGTTGACTCGCTAAATGCTGGAAAGCATGTCTTTGTTGAAAAGCCACTAGCTTTAACATTAGATGAAATTGAGCAGATTGACAAAGCATATAAAGAGAACAATAAATCTAAAAACGTTAAATTAATGGTTGGCTTTAATAGACGTTTTGCTCCCCACATTATAAAAATAAAAGAGTTGATGAGTAATCATCAGTCTCCTAAGTCAATTCTTATGACTGTAAATGCGGGACCGATTCCAGCTGAACATTGGGTGCAAGATATTCACGTTGGTGGTGGTAGAATTGTTGGAGAAGGTTGTCATTTTATTGATTTAATGCGTCACCTTGTTGGGCATAGTATTGTTGACTTTACAGCTACTATGATGGGAAATGCATCTGGTGTTGAGGTTAGAGAAGATAAGGCTTCAATCACTTTAACATTTGCAGATGGTTCTTTCGGTACGATATTATATTTAGCCAATGGAGGCTCCGCATTCCCTAAAGAGCGTATCGAGGTTTTTTGTGATAATGCAGTATTACAAATGGATAACTATCGAGTGCTTAATGGTTATGGATGGCCAGGGTTTAAGAAGATGAAGCTATTTAAGCAAGACAAAGGGCAGAAAGCCTGTGTTCAATCATTTGTTAGTTCAATTATTGATGGCAAGGAAGTTCCAATACCTTATGAAGAAACTATAGAAAGTTCTAGAGTTTCAATTGAAGTAGCGAATGCATTGCGTGGTGAATGA
- a CDS encoding TIGR04326 family surface carbohydrate biosynthesis protein, whose translation MRTKSKLLVWDLDSIPPDDTPQVIHWNSYKNSEVDGIFSIPHLVEENANNLKAKYLSLIYDFGEAKINSKRIVDYLKIRQEFSYWWMTLLVEKCNYAKSPQINNIVKLMALEKWLKENKYQKLTLVSANNELSMSVSLLAKRLLIDFEWKKDQISKSQISMAKKVFHSLPNIIKSLIWLVHYLISNWALIGVGVKEWRKTDATTTFVSYLFNLVPESSNKGQYESHYWTTLTDLLHKNQHSSNWLHIYVKDSLLPSAKKASKLIKRFNHFNKGNQVHVTLASFLTLPLIFSTLKDWYKVLKLNKLVQKRLKENSGYLWPLFKKDCHDSMSGIPAMTNLLYFNLFEKAMNELPIQNRGCYLQENQGWEFGFISAWQSAGHKKKLMGFPPSAVIEWDLRNFFDTRNYNQKKSYSLPLPNFVGVNGEVSKNTYLDGGYPKQDLIEVESLRYLYLSNFPNYQTKRKFDISREKTVLVVGDYLIKNTYKQLNVLLSALVDVDKSVRFIIKPHPACPINMADFPSLRGEISIKPIQELLGVSDIVYSSLITSAAIDGYCAGLPVITLLDGKTLNMSPLIGVKSVYFIKNSEGLSNAINTIEVTNLNQKRNYFYLDLDLPRWQKWLND comes from the coding sequence ATGCGCACTAAATCTAAATTATTGGTATGGGACCTAGATAGCATCCCACCTGATGACACGCCTCAAGTTATTCACTGGAATAGTTATAAAAATTCAGAGGTGGATGGAATTTTCTCAATTCCTCATTTAGTTGAAGAGAATGCAAATAATCTAAAGGCTAAATATTTAAGTCTAATTTATGATTTTGGTGAAGCAAAAATTAATAGTAAAAGAATAGTTGACTATTTAAAAATTCGTCAAGAGTTTAGTTATTGGTGGATGACGCTATTAGTTGAGAAATGTAATTATGCTAAATCACCTCAAATTAATAATATCGTAAAGTTAATGGCACTAGAAAAGTGGCTAAAAGAAAATAAATATCAGAAACTTACCCTTGTTTCAGCTAACAACGAACTTTCTATGTCAGTCTCTCTATTAGCAAAAAGATTACTAATAGATTTTGAGTGGAAAAAAGATCAAATCAGTAAGTCTCAAATTAGTATGGCAAAGAAAGTTTTCCATTCTTTGCCTAACATAATTAAGTCATTGATCTGGTTGGTGCATTATTTAATTTCAAACTGGGCACTAATAGGTGTTGGAGTGAAAGAATGGAGAAAGACAGATGCAACTACAACCTTTGTCTCTTATCTTTTTAATTTAGTTCCAGAATCATCAAATAAAGGTCAATACGAGAGTCATTACTGGACAACACTTACTGACTTATTGCATAAAAATCAGCATTCTAGCAATTGGCTTCATATTTACGTTAAAGATAGTTTATTGCCTTCAGCTAAAAAGGCATCTAAACTTATTAAACGTTTTAATCATTTCAATAAAGGTAATCAGGTGCATGTAACGCTTGCATCTTTTTTAACACTACCATTAATTTTTAGTACTCTTAAAGACTGGTACAAAGTTCTTAAATTAAATAAATTGGTCCAAAAACGATTAAAAGAGAATAGTGGGTATCTTTGGCCATTATTTAAAAAAGATTGTCATGATTCAATGTCTGGTATTCCAGCAATGACTAATCTTCTCTATTTTAATTTATTCGAGAAAGCTATGAATGAATTGCCAATACAGAATCGCGGTTGTTATTTACAAGAAAACCAAGGTTGGGAGTTTGGCTTTATTTCTGCCTGGCAATCAGCAGGGCACAAAAAAAAATTAATGGGTTTTCCACCATCAGCAGTTATTGAGTGGGACTTGAGAAATTTTTTTGATACGCGAAACTATAACCAAAAAAAATCATACAGTTTACCCCTTCCTAATTTTGTAGGGGTGAATGGCGAAGTATCAAAAAACACATATTTGGATGGCGGTTATCCTAAACAGGATCTGATTGAAGTAGAGTCATTACGTTATCTTTATTTATCCAATTTTCCTAATTATCAAACTAAGAGAAAATTTGATATTTCAAGAGAAAAAACAGTACTAGTAGTTGGGGATTACTTGATAAAAAATACTTATAAACAGTTAAATGTTCTATTATCGGCGCTTGTAGATGTTGATAAATCAGTCCGTTTTATTATTAAACCTCATCCTGCATGTCCAATTAATATGGCGGATTTTCCAAGTTTACGTGGTGAGATATCCATAAAACCAATTCAGGAGCTACTTGGAGTTAGTGATATTGTGTATTCAAGTTTGATAACTTCAGCTGCGATTGATGGCTACTGTGCAGGTCTTCCAGTGATTACCCTGTTGGACGGTAAAACCCTCAATATGAGCCCATTGATTGGCGTTAAAAGCGTATACTTCATAAAAAATTCAGAGGGCTTATCTAATGCAATTAACACTATAGAGGTAACTAATTTAAATCAAAAAAGAAATTATTTTTATCTTGATCTAGATTTACCAAGATGGCAAAAATGGTTAAATGATTAA